ACAGCCGCATCAACGCCGGCCATAGTATAGGCAGTAATCTCCGGAATTCCATTATATTTGTTGTAGAAATTCCCTTCTCCCAAATCGCCCGCGAAGAGGTAGAGCGTATCAGGATTATCTTCGCCGAGTTTGTCTGCAAGAGCACTTATCCGGCCAATTCTTGAACCTGTGTCATTTTCACTCATTGAGAATAAATGACTGTGGATGTCAGGCGTTGCCAGAATATTTATTTTTCCACAAAAACCGGAGTTTTCTGAAATATCTGTGAGATTTTTTTCAGGTGATTTGTCAGTTTTCTCCTGATAGATGCTGGTGGCTGGAATTAAAACCGCAACCACTAATAAGGCTAAAAAGATTAAAGCTAACGCCAAAGCGATGTATTTTAAGTATTTCTTATCTCTCATTTTGAATATCCTGTAATTTAATGGTCATTGTCTTTAGACACTCTGTTATCTGGCTGGGGTTTAAAGGTACCTTTTAATCAGATTGCCGCTTTTAAAAAAACTCTATTTGATTTCATTATTCTGGTATAATTTATTATTATATTATCTGTTCATTAATTTAATTGCGGGTTAAATCTCAAATTAAATCGGGAAATAATATTTATATGAAGAATATTTATATGAAAAACAGTTAGTGACTATAAAAAAAAGTTTGGATTAAAATTTGTTTAATAAGTGCTTTATTTCATACCAAAAATGCCTGCAAAAAGGCTTAGGTATTCTTCATAAAAGCTATAAAATCTCTCCATTTCATCCCTGAAATATTCTGTTCCTGGAAGTCCGAATATTTTTTCACCGTTTGAATTATCAGTTAGTTCCGTCAGACTCTCTGTTGGTGCAGCTGTTGCCTGTGTGGTTGCCGCAGTAATCTGTGATATGTCTTTTACCGTGATGTAATTATCCTTTTTGTATGTATATGTATAGCCTTTGGTATCTGTTACTGTCAGCTTTGGAGTATATGTTCCTGCAATTGTATATGTATGCGATGCAGTCTTCGATGTTGTTGAATCGGTATATCCGTCTCCAAATTCCCAGTAATATTTTGATATTGCATAATCATTGTCGCTTCCTGGAGATGCAGTAAAGGCGACAGTAAGGGGCTTGTATCCGGAAGTTGTTATTGCTGAAAATGTTGCTGAAAGACCAAGTGTTACTTCAATAAAGTCTTCTTTTATCTCGGTGTCTGAAGCTCCGTCTTTATCTGTAACTGTAAGTTTTATTGTGTATTTTCCGGGCTGATTAAAAGTATAGCTAGGAGGATTTTGTGAATATGAATCGTAAACGGTTTTTCCGTCTTCATTGATGAATTCCCAGTCCCACTCATCAATAGTACTGTTTGTCTTTTTTGAGGGTTTTGATATATCTTTGAATTTGACTATATGGGGTGCTTTTCCCTCATCATCATAATCATCGCTGTATAATTCAAAATCGGCTGTCGGTGCAGAGTCATCATCGACTTTGATTAGAACATAGTATGAATCTGTATCTTCTCCGTCATCGACTGTAAGTTTAACTTCATATTCCTCTTCTTTAGTAAATGTATGCTCTACATCAGGGTCTGATCCCTTTTTTATTATAACATCTGAACTTCCGTCATCAAAGTCCCATACCCATTCTAAGATATCATCCTTTGTTTTTGGATTTCTTGTAGAGTCATCCTCGAATTTAACAGTTAATGGCGAACTGCCGCTTGTCTTATCCGGCTCAAAATAAGCCATTACTTTTCTTAAGTCAATTGTCTCTGTGCATGAACTTGTTTTTCCCGCAGGGCTTTTTGCAGTCAGTGTTATTACGTATTCATCCGGCTGGGTATAGGTGTGTATTCCGTTTTCTGTTGTTGAATCAGTACTGCTATCGTCAAAATCCCATGACCATGATGTTGCACCGGTTGTTGTACTGTTATATGTGAGTTTGTTGGTTTTTCCATCCCATTTGTATTCCATTGAGGCGACAAGCTCAGGCTCTGTAATCGTTATTGTTTCTGTATCTGTGGCAGAGCTGTTGCTTTGTGCTGAAAGAGTGATTGTGTATGTGCCTGCTATTGAATATGTATGTGAACCGGACGTACCTGAGGCAGAGGTACTGTCGCCAAAATC
The genomic region above belongs to Methanomicrobium antiquum and contains:
- a CDS encoding PKD domain-containing protein codes for the protein MKYSGIYFVFLFIGVISALFTCPVIATDIAEQGVNQAAKVSIDTLSNGTSWNDYNILSYNGSITGASDTLEWDFGDSTSASGTSGSHTYSIAGTYTITLSAQSNSSATDTETITITEPELVASMEYKWDGKTNKLTYNSTTTGATSWSWDFDDSSTDSTTENGIHTYTQPDEYVITLTAKSPAGKTSSCTETIDLRKVMAYFEPDKTSGSSPLTVKFEDDSTRNPKTKDDILEWVWDFDDGSSDVIIKKGSDPDVEHTFTKEEEYEVKLTVDDGEDTDSYYVLIKVDDDSAPTADFELYSDDYDDEGKAPHIVKFKDISKPSKKTNSTIDEWDWEFINEDGKTVYDSYSQNPPSYTFNQPGKYTIKLTVTDKDGASDTEIKEDFIEVTLGLSATFSAITTSGYKPLTVAFTASPGSDNDYAISKYYWEFGDGYTDSTTSKTASHTYTIAGTYTPKLTVTDTKGYTYTYKKDNYITVKDISQITAATTQATAAPTESLTELTDNSNGEKIFGLPGTEYFRDEMERFYSFYEEYLSLFAGIFGMK